AACTTCGTGTTCCAGTTCTTCTATCACCCCTGTAACCTTCTCCGCTGGAAGGTTGGAAAGCACGGCCGTCTGTATGAAATGCCGTGGAAGGATTTTGTCAATCACATAATGACGGTTGTCGCCAACTGCCATCGCCAATTTCATTTTATTTCTGTTAATCTGCCCTGCATCCACATTCGGTTGCGTTGACATGATGTCGTAAAGCGGTGTCAGGTGAAACCGACCTCCTGGATTCAGGAATACACTGAAGTTCTTTGCATGCCCGTCTGTAGCGCCCAGAAGCCAGAAGGAAAGCTGGGCTTTTAGAAACATTTTCTGATCGTTGGCAGGATCGTCGCTACCTTTCAGCAATTCTAGGATTTGCCGGATCCCAGGACCGCCGTCCGGTTCGTACTTCATGGTAGGTGGGACGGACAAGGCTTGACAACAGTCCTCCTGTGGCCGACGTAAGAGACGCCCATCCGTAGCCCATTGGCGGTCAAAGCGCTCGACAATTAGGACGCGCTTTTCGCCAAAATCTTGAATTGTTGTTTTCGCCACGGGCATTCCTAGAGCGGCCATGAAGGTCATGCAAAAATGTTCATTTTCGACGCTTTGCGAAAGGTCTATGCCGTTTTCAAGCTTGCCGATCTGGGGTTTAAAAATATGCGTGGTTGCAGTCATCCTGTGCGGGATATACCACTTATCCTTCCAGCGCAGCAGTGCAGTTTTCTCCTGAACCCCCGCAATGGAAATGCGGAATTCATCATCTTCGGTGACCCCCAGTGGGGCCCTGCCGAGGTTCTTCAGAATAAGGGCGATCTCTTTGTCAGATATGGGCTGTCCTTCTACTTTTCCGGAGGGTTTTGGTTCCACACCCTCCGGTACGAACTGAAGTGCCCCAATGCAATCTCGGCCGACAGCAGCTAGGAGGCTATATGCATCATCGTCGCCAGCTTTCACTCGCTCCGCGAGGCGGCGGCGGATGACGGTATTTTCGGGCAGTAGGTTGTCAAAAACTGCAATGACAGGTTTTCCGACATACCTGTCCTCACGAAGCGGCAAGGAAAGGGAAATGGGCATCGCATGTTCCCATGCAAGCCAGCTTTTATCGTACTGAAAATCGATTCCGCCTGTACTGCTTTTTTTCAGGTCGCCCACAAGGCGGCCATTTAGAAAGGCCTTGAGTGGAATATGGGTTTTTTGCCGTGCCATTAGAATAACCGTTCAATATCACCGGGTGATGCTTTGGTTCTTGAGCGGATAACCAGCTCAAGGTTCAGGGCTCCTAGGACATCGAGCAATGTCTGCAGTAGAATTGCTTCCTCGCCCTTTTCCAGCCTGGATATAGTAGCCTGGCGCAACTTGATCTTT
Above is a window of Nitrospirota bacterium DNA encoding:
- a CDS encoding type II toxin-antitoxin system HipA family toxin; the protein is MARQKTHIPLKAFLNGRLVGDLKKSSTGGIDFQYDKSWLAWEHAMPISLSLPLREDRYVGKPVIAVFDNLLPENTVIRRRLAERVKAGDDDAYSLLAAVGRDCIGALQFVPEGVEPKPSGKVEGQPISDKEIALILKNLGRAPLGVTEDDEFRISIAGVQEKTALLRWKDKWYIPHRMTATTHIFKPQIGKLENGIDLSQSVENEHFCMTFMAALGMPVAKTTIQDFGEKRVLIVERFDRQWATDGRLLRRPQEDCCQALSVPPTMKYEPDGGPGIRQILELLKGSDDPANDQKMFLKAQLSFWLLGATDGHAKNFSVFLNPGGRFHLTPLYDIMSTQPNVDAGQINRNKMKLAMAVGDNRHYVIDKILPRHFIQTAVLSNLPAEKVTGVIEELEHEVLLALDKTKDQMPADFPEAISSSINTGIKSRLQLFQIP
- a CDS encoding helix-turn-helix domain-containing protein, whose amino-acid sequence is MDQIARTTKQVAAAVRRVRRQQGLTQGELGKKIKLRQATISRLEKGEEAILLQTLLDVLGALNLELVIRSRTKASPGDIERLF